A genome region from Candidatus Methanomethylophilaceae archaeon includes the following:
- a CDS encoding very short patch repair endonuclease: MKKTPEQIHYNMSRIRGKDTGIELALRKELWSRGLRYRKNYRGAEGTPDIAFPGVKVAVFCDSEFWHGRDWEERKGTIKSNRDYWIPKIERNIQRDSEVDDALRRDGWVVIRFWGEEIDKRLSWCADIVETNVRGYVADRSSVERCA; encoded by the coding sequence GTGAAAAAGACTCCCGAACAGATCCACTACAACATGTCGCGCATAAGAGGGAAGGACACCGGCATAGAGTTGGCTCTGAGGAAGGAGCTCTGGAGCCGCGGGCTGCGCTACAGAAAGAATTACAGGGGAGCGGAAGGTACTCCGGACATCGCTTTCCCGGGCGTGAAGGTCGCCGTTTTCTGCGATTCAGAGTTTTGGCACGGCCGCGATTGGGAAGAAAGGAAAGGGACGATAAAGTCCAACAGGGATTACTGGATCCCGAAGATAGAGCGCAACATCCAGAGGGATTCGGAGGTGGATGACGCGCTCAGAAGGGACGGCTGGGTGGTCATCCGTTTCTGGGGCGAGGAAATCGACAAGCGTCTGTCATGGTGCGCGGATATAGTCGAGACGAATGTCAGGGGCTATGTGGCCGACCGCTCTTCGGTGGAACGATGCGCATAG
- a CDS encoding alpha-hydroxy-acid oxidizing protein, with protein sequence MYKCGVCGEIYDESVEPVRFDDLPDDWKCPTCGSPKSEFSRVSDSTVPEPKADDAPAPKKSLAIPPELVRRDGGVMDDIHEMALTGKSISAAMDTLSPVPKFEDILILGAQLSPFPMDDGAEVSLKTVIGKKSKRPMVLESPVFVSHMSFGALSGRAKIALAKGSAMAKTAMCSGEGGALYDEMVSSYRYIFELAPNKYSFDSETLRNSHAIEIKIGQGTKPGMGGHLPGDKVTNIIAVMRGKSVGKDIQSPSRFPGIDSPSDLKALVDMLRERSGGLPIGVKISAGHIEDDLKFISESGCDFITIDGRGGATGSSPKFLRESSSVPTVYALARARKYMDSHGMVQDLIITGGFRTSGDVAKAIAMGADAIAMASAPLMALGCQRYRICGSGKCPMGIATQDPELEDRLDVEAGSQRVANFLSAMGSELRTFARVTGHDDIHGLSKADLCTVSKDISEAAGIRHA encoded by the coding sequence ATATACAAATGCGGCGTTTGCGGCGAGATATACGACGAGAGCGTGGAGCCGGTCAGATTCGATGACCTTCCCGACGATTGGAAGTGTCCAACCTGCGGCTCACCCAAGAGCGAGTTCAGCAGGGTATCCGACTCGACGGTCCCAGAACCTAAAGCAGACGATGCGCCAGCCCCCAAAAAAAGCCTGGCTATACCGCCGGAGCTGGTCAGGCGCGACGGAGGCGTCATGGATGACATCCACGAGATGGCTCTGACCGGAAAGAGTATATCCGCCGCCATGGACACGCTGTCGCCCGTGCCGAAATTCGAGGACATCCTCATTCTTGGCGCTCAGCTATCGCCTTTCCCGATGGACGACGGCGCCGAAGTATCTCTGAAAACGGTCATCGGCAAGAAGTCGAAGCGGCCGATGGTCTTGGAGAGCCCGGTATTCGTGAGCCATATGTCTTTCGGCGCCCTTTCAGGCAGGGCCAAAATCGCTCTGGCCAAGGGGAGCGCTATGGCGAAGACTGCCATGTGCAGCGGCGAAGGCGGAGCCCTTTACGATGAGATGGTATCCTCCTATCGCTACATCTTCGAGCTTGCGCCGAACAAGTATTCCTTCGATTCAGAGACCCTTAGAAATTCCCACGCGATCGAGATAAAGATAGGCCAGGGCACCAAGCCCGGCATGGGAGGACATCTCCCCGGGGACAAAGTGACGAACATTATCGCAGTTATGCGCGGCAAATCCGTCGGGAAGGACATCCAAAGCCCGTCCAGATTCCCTGGGATCGACAGCCCAAGCGATCTCAAGGCATTGGTGGATATGCTCCGCGAAAGGAGCGGGGGACTTCCGATAGGCGTGAAGATCTCGGCGGGGCACATAGAGGACGATCTGAAGTTCATCTCGGAATCTGGATGCGACTTCATCACCATCGACGGCCGCGGCGGAGCAACTGGATCATCGCCGAAGTTCCTCAGAGAGTCATCCTCGGTCCCGACGGTCTATGCGCTGGCAAGGGCCAGGAAATACATGGATTCCCACGGCATGGTACAGGATCTGATCATCACCGGCGGATTCCGCACCAGCGGGGACGTAGCCAAGGCAATCGCTATGGGAGCCGATGCGATAGCTATGGCATCCGCGCCTCTGATGGCATTGGGGTGCCAGAGATACAGGATCTGCGGCTCCGGGAAATGCCCCATGGGAATCGCCACCCAGGATCCGGAGCTCGAGGATCGTCTGGATGTGGAGGCAGGCTCCCAGAGGGTTGCCAATTTCCTCAGCGCAATGGGATCGGAGCTGAGAACTTTCGCCCGCGTCACCGGCCACGACGACATCCATGGCCTCTCGAAAGCCGATCTATGCACGGTAAGCAAAGACATTTCGGAGGCTGCTGGGATAAGGCACGCATGA
- a CDS encoding tRNA threonylcarbamoyladenosine dehydratase: protein MAESISARTEILVGSEGVRKLRDASAILCGCGAVGGYAFEGLVRAGIGSIRVVDKDVFSESNLNRQILATRETIGMLKTEAARARALSINPDVKIETMDVLVSESTIPEILSGDFDFLIDAIDTVKMKVALLQAASELGIRTFSSMGAALHMDAGAVRIAPVMESRVCPIASRVRSSLRGYDASKITCVYSEEKPIAIPDSRDEFGKSVLGSMPTIPAIFGMALANEAIKYVLSR from the coding sequence ATGGCCGAGAGCATCAGCGCAAGGACCGAGATTCTGGTCGGGAGCGAGGGAGTGAGAAAGCTCAGGGACGCGTCGGCGATTCTCTGCGGGTGCGGAGCGGTCGGCGGATACGCGTTCGAAGGCCTCGTCCGCGCCGGGATAGGCAGCATTCGCGTGGTGGACAAAGATGTCTTTTCCGAGAGCAATCTGAACAGGCAGATCCTGGCGACCCGGGAGACCATCGGCATGCTGAAGACCGAGGCGGCGAGAGCCCGCGCTCTAAGCATCAATCCCGACGTAAAAATCGAAACGATGGACGTTCTCGTATCAGAATCGACTATACCTGAGATTCTGAGCGGGGATTTCGATTTCCTGATCGATGCCATTGACACCGTGAAGATGAAGGTAGCCCTGCTCCAAGCCGCAAGCGAGCTCGGAATCCGCACCTTCTCATCCATGGGGGCCGCGCTCCACATGGACGCCGGCGCCGTACGCATCGCGCCTGTGATGGAATCCAGAGTCTGCCCCATAGCCTCCCGCGTAAGATCGTCCCTGAGAGGATACGACGCTTCGAAGATAACCTGCGTCTACTCTGAGGAGAAGCCGATCGCCATACCGGATTCCAGGGACGAGTTCGGGAAAAGCGTTCTGGGATCGATGCCCACGATCCCTGCGATATTCGGCATGGCGCTGGCTAACGAGGCGATAAAATACGTTCTCAGCAGATGA
- a CDS encoding DUF3793 family protein, with protein MEGKASCCRGCHGICVGSLEERVIRHCAPTLAGIKCGSMFRMRASQTEIMAGLRSMNRILRPFDVMAMALRSESDALLVYVFRPKMLSDVLSNPKVGGYLSEYGYRGMDCAGSLRHLRARFIEKGMPHEVGIFLGYPLADVEGFMRNGGRSCVCAGCWKSYGDAAEAEIRFRRCRECTRRCMEIYSNGGSLADLAAPSAVACSSGEI; from the coding sequence ATGGAAGGGAAAGCGTCATGCTGCCGCGGATGCCATGGAATATGCGTGGGATCGCTAGAGGAGCGGGTCATCAGGCACTGCGCACCGACATTGGCGGGGATCAAATGCGGGAGCATGTTCAGGATGCGCGCATCGCAAACTGAGATCATGGCCGGATTGCGTTCGATGAACAGGATTCTCAGGCCGTTCGACGTCATGGCTATGGCTCTGCGCTCGGAGTCCGATGCCCTTTTGGTTTACGTATTCAGGCCCAAAATGCTTTCCGACGTGCTTTCCAACCCAAAAGTCGGCGGATATCTCTCCGAATACGGTTACCGCGGGATGGATTGCGCCGGTTCCCTGAGGCATCTTCGCGCCAGGTTCATCGAGAAGGGGATGCCACATGAGGTCGGCATCTTCCTCGGCTATCCGCTGGCGGATGTGGAGGGGTTCATGAGGAATGGCGGGAGGTCTTGCGTCTGCGCCGGATGCTGGAAATCCTACGGGGATGCGGCCGAGGCCGAAATCAGATTCAGGCGCTGCAGGGAATGCACGAGAAGATGCATGGAAATCTATTCCAACGGAGGTTCTCTAGCTGATCTGGCTGCCCCATCCGCCGTCGCCTGCTCTTCCGGGGAGATATGA
- a CDS encoding ACT domain-containing protein yields the protein MSKNVLSESLAEKTRIYIDAHPSIKDCVSKGLINYSKLARMIMKDIDVDNEEAVMIACRRYASKLSVTTDHELSILRILKDSRLEMRTKTCIVTAKNDWSVLHKMDNLFKDLWNENSIMQCVQSASAVTIIADKMLKDRIIDTVGRFNIIKVRENLVEIAVKSPEKIVDTSGVIAYLITNLSDAGINIEETVSCHTDTIFIVGEADMISAYSVLTKCIQSAEATVGE from the coding sequence ATGTCGAAGAACGTGCTCAGCGAGAGCCTCGCGGAGAAGACGCGCATTTACATAGATGCGCATCCAAGCATCAAGGATTGCGTCTCCAAAGGTCTGATAAACTATTCAAAGCTGGCAAGGATGATCATGAAGGACATCGACGTGGACAACGAGGAAGCCGTAATGATCGCCTGCCGCCGCTATGCGTCGAAGCTTTCCGTTACCACCGACCACGAGCTCAGCATCCTCAGGATCCTCAAAGACAGCAGGCTCGAGATGAGGACCAAGACCTGCATAGTGACCGCCAAGAACGATTGGTCGGTCCTCCACAAGATGGACAACCTTTTCAAGGACCTTTGGAACGAGAATTCCATCATGCAGTGCGTCCAGTCGGCTTCCGCGGTGACGATAATCGCGGACAAGATGCTCAAGGACAGGATAATCGACACTGTCGGCAGGTTCAACATAATAAAAGTGAGGGAGAATCTGGTGGAGATCGCAGTCAAGTCCCCGGAGAAGATCGTGGACACCAGCGGGGTCATAGCGTATCTGATCACCAACCTGTCTGACGCCGGAATCAACATCGAGGAGACGGTAAGCTGCCACACCGACACGATCTTCATCGTCGGCGAGGCGGATATGATAAGCGCCTATTCCGTCCTCACCAAGTGCATCCAGTCGGCCGAAGCCACGGTCGGCGAGTGA